GTTTGAGTATTGGTATCCATTCGATCTCAGAGTATCTGGGAAGGATCTCATCCAAAATCATCTCACCTTTTGTATATACAACCACACAGCACTCGTGCCCAAGAACCATTGGCCTCGTGGATTCAGATGCAACGGTCACATTATGCTGAATTCTGAGAAAATGTCGAAGTCAACTGGGAATTTCAGGACTCTTCGAGAAGCTATTGAGGAATTTTCAGCTGATGCCACTAGGTTCTCCCTTGCAGATGCCGGTGATGGGATGGATGATGCCAACTTTGTCTTTGAGACTGCTAATGCTGCGATATTACGTCTTACAAAAGAAATCTCATGGATGGAGGAGGTTCTAGCTGCTGAGTCGACTTTGAGAAGTGGTCCTGGCAGCACTTTTGCAGACCGTGTGTTCaacaatgaaataaatattGCTGCCAAGATGACTGAGAAGAACTATAGTGAATACATGTTCCGAGAAGCTCTAAAAAGTGGTTTCTATGATCTTCAAGCTGCAAGGGACGAGTATAGACTTTCTTGTGCTTCAGGGGGAATGAACCGTGATTTATTATGGAGATTTATGGATGTCCAAACACGACTGATTACTCCGATCTGCCCACATTACACAGAATATGTGTGGAAGGAGCTATTGAAGAAGGATGGGTATGCCGTGAAAGCTGGATGGCCTGAAGCTTATTCACCGGATCTTACCCTCAAAAAGGCGAACAAATACTTGCAAGATTCGATTGTTTCTATGAGAAAGCTTTTGCAGAAGCAGATCTCCGGTTCCAAGAAAGCCAAGACCCCCGCAACAAACGTTCAGAACAAGCCCACAGTTGGCCTGATATTTGTAAACGAACAGTATGACGGCTGGAAAAAGGTATGTCTCAACATACTCCAGATGAAGTTCGATGCAGCAACCACCACCTTTGCGCCTGATCAAGAGATACTTTCCGAATTACAAAAAAGTGAGATTGGTAAAGAAGGAAACTTTAAACAAATCCAAAAGCTGTGTATGCCTTTTTTGAGGTTCAAGAAAGACGAAGCTAAGGCGGTCGGTGCACAAGCGTTGGATCTGAAGCTTCCTTTCGGTGAAATCGATGTTCTTAAGGAGAACTCGGAACTGATCAAGCGGCAGTTGGGACTCGAACATTTGGAAGTCTTATGTGCGGCAGATGCTGATGCTACTGCAAGGGCTGGGGATTATTCCTCCGTTTTAATCTCTAACCCACCCTCCCCAGGAAATCCTACCGCAATCTTTGTTAACTAGATGGAATATTTTTGCAGATTTTAGTTGGTCCatatttgttgtaattttcTGTTCCTTCCTGTGATTCACAAAAGAAAATTTGTAGTTGGAACTACGGTATTTGAATTAAGCTTCTATATTTATTCTTTTTTGAATGGTATGAAATGTTTCTTTTGTGGGTTTACTTATTAAATTAATATGCTTTGTTCCTAATTTTTCAAAGTACCGGTTAATTCTTCTTTCTTctaaacatgataaattttcttaaaatactCTCACCACTAGTACCCTATTGATTaatttgagtgggtctcatgtgagaccgtctcacggatcataatctgtgagacgggtcaacaatacccatattcaaaataaaaaatattactcttagcataaaaagtaatactttttttatgggtgacccaaattagagatccgtctcacaaataatacccgtgagaccgtctcacataagtttttgtctaatTTAAATTACTTCTACTTTGAATTATGTTAAATCATTTGCTTCAATTTTCTAAAATCTAATCTCTACGGAtgtgaataaaaataaaagtgagAACAAAGGagaagataattttttttttaaaacatacgTTTGATAAATAAATTACACACAAACTcttgttagacggtctcacggatcaatttCGTGAGACGGATATTCAATTTAGatgatccatgaaaaagtattattttttatgttaaaattattactttttattgtgaatatcaatagGATTgacgtctcatagataaagatccgtgagacggtctcacatgagtcctactcactaaattattttaatactagcttttataaatatatttattttaatgtttgtaaaagatatgatttgaaaaaaTATCGTTTCTGAGACAAAAATACcgggattatatttttcataattttttattaatcaaaatttgagtttaagaaaaaaaatcttTGTCATACAGAGTGTATATTTATATTCTATTTTGTGTTATCTATATTTCATATCATGTATAAAATATGTGTCaaatttattcaaaaataaaGTGCAACTAGTAAGAAATGAATTGTAAATATCAACTCTCATTGTCATATATCAAACAACACAAAACTtttgagtatgtctcttgtgagacggtctcacgaatctttatctgtgagacgggtcaaaccTATCAatatttagcataaaaagtaatatttttcatggatgaatcaaataagagatctgtctcacaaaatataacccgtgagactgtctcacacaaatttttgtcaaaccTTTTACGAAATCATCTCAATTTTTCAACGCAGcatgattaataaaaaattataatttttatattttaatgcagCTATAAACCGATCGACATCTCATGTACAAAAGGGAGGAGACATTGAGACCGAATTCCGAATAAAACTCAAATAACTTTATAGAGagagtctcatatgagaccgtctcacagatcataatctgtgagatagGTTaatcctacctatattcacaataaaaagtaatactcttagcataaaaagtaatactttttcatgggtgacccaaataaaagatccgtctcacaaatacgatccgtgagaccgtctcacacaaatttttaacaACTTTATATACATAATGGGGGTAAAAATGCAATAATTAAGAGATGGGGTTATGTCCAGTACTTTCCcaaaaaaagaaatataaaaaGGGGATTGAATGCATTATTTTTACGCTCGCCTGTCTACAGTTCTCCACTATCGCACCAGGTTCTCAACAACTTCTCGATCTTTCTCGTCCCTCCCCCGCTCATGCGCACACGCAGGCTCGAACAATCACAAGCTCGAAAATTACAGTGCcctattattttaattagattccgtttttttttgtgatttcaCATCTTCAACAGGGATGTTAGGAATTAGCGCGGACGAAGGCAGTTTTTATGATTACGAGTTTTTTTGTGGAAAAAAATGACACAGAGATGATTTTGAGTGGTCAATCAACAAGAAGTATTATCCTATAGgcctaaaaattcatatttttggTACTATTATATctaggtttttttttaaaaaaaaggaagCAGATTTTAGCTTGTTTCAGCTTGCTGATGAACATGGGATTTTCCAGTTTCCTTTGATTGTTCAGTTTGGGTAGCCATTGGTTGCtttttttagcatttttttAGCATGAAGATGACTGAACCTGTTTAGACCCGCATTGTATATCATTTTTGTGCAGCTTCATTTGTTTTTGGTGTTCACTGTTTAGGACACACTGCTTTGATGATTGTATATCGTGTCTCCATAAAAGGCACAATTGTAAATAGAAAATAGGAGAAACTTGGATGCAAAGTTCCCTGCTATACATGTCTATGTTCATTTTCTTTGAAACGATACAGATTACCTCTGTTCTTACTCCTgtacaaatttttgtcataattCAAGCTTGATGCACGTGAAATAAGATTTAGGCCTTTAACATGGCATGTAAGAAGATATTTGGTTTCTTTATTATCAAAAAATGATTATGGAGTAAATGTTTCCATTTGGCATCTATTGATGGATTTTTAGCAAAGAAGAGTATATTCTTGCATTAACTAAACCAGGTAATTTTTGCTGCAGTCACTGTTTCTAGGAATTTTTCTAGAGGTTATGGCTAAGCATCATCCAGATTTAATCATGTGTCGCAAGCAACCAGGGATAGCTATAGGAAGGCTTTGTGAGAAAGACGATGGAAAATGCGTGGTTTGTGATTCCTATGTGCGCCCTTGCACGCTTGTTCGTATATGTGATGAATGCAATTATGGATCTTTCCAAGGCCGGTGTGTCATCTGTGGTGGGGTGGGAATCTCGGATGCCTAttattgcaaggagtgcacccaGCTCGAAAAAGATAGGGATGGATGCCCTAAGATAGTCAACTTGGGGAGTGCTAAAACTGATCTGTTTTATGAGAGGAAGAAATATGGCTTCAAGAAGAGGTGATAGCCTGCTAGTTATGGCTGTTACATTTCCTTTGGCTTTTAACAACATTGTCTTATGTTCTTGGGTTTTGTTATTGGGACTCTTGCCTTTCTATCTGTGGTGTGGAGGTGTCCActaaagattcaaaatgaagTTGAGTTCATGAAAGACAGGCTTTTGTTGGTATTCCTGAACATTCATGATGTTATTACGTTTGTAATACTCTGTCAGCTGGATGGATGTTATTTCTGTTTAAGTTGCGATTTTCCAAGTTTCTAAAAGTCGTTAGACGCTAGTCAAGCATCAGACAAGCGTCTAGGCCTCCTAGGCGGGGACTAGACGTCGCTAAGCGTATTCCACGGTATCAACTTAATAAGATTAATAGCGGTGTGTTAGGGCAAACCAACAAATCATATTTTTTGTTGGACTTTGGTTTAAgtcctataaaaaaaattactcttCATTTTATAATTGGGCTTTTAATCTGCCTAGTCTGGCCGAGCAAACACTTTTTCGGTGTGGTCAGCCGGCGACGCCCTATCTCAATTTTTAGAACACAACGTGTTTCAAATGACTATTTCCCTGCTCCCGCTCCCTAATTTGTTTTGATTTCATATTTGCATCTTCATTTCTTCTCATATGACCTACTGACTATGACTCCCACTTCTATATTCAATTTAGGTTTTGGGCATATAAAGTTTTCGACAGATGTAAACTATATGGGATTCAGTGATGAGTGTTCTATCATGTCATCGCTGTGGCTAGTTGttgtaatgataaaaaaaaaagcttTTATGATTAAGTTGTGCCTTTTATCCTTGCTTTGGGTTAGGGATTTGAGAGAGTCGTGAAATAAGTAGAGTGCTGATAATGGGAATGGTTGAGAGGTCAAAAAAACCTTCTATAATAAAGTAGGTTTGAAATTCGATTACAGCTGGATGAGGACTTTGCAGAGATTCGAAAGTTGTCGAGAGATCAGAGATAGATGCAACACTGCTGAGGTTTGTGTAAAAAATGAGGGCGTCCTGGCGACTGGCATTGAGAAGTTGGCGAAATACTCGGTCCTGCACAAATTGTTAGGCTCTCGCTGCCACCTTAGGTTTGCACCACAGGAAGACAGGGAGAGGCGGGTTGTGGAATTTATCATGTTACTTGGAATTGGGAACAGATAAATTTGGCCTAGCTTCCCTTCTGGTTGATTTTACTCACAGCTTGTGTCATAT
This is a stretch of genomic DNA from Primulina eburnea isolate SZY01 chromosome 11, ASM2296580v1, whole genome shotgun sequence. It encodes these proteins:
- the LOC140805112 gene encoding PHD finger-like domain-containing protein 5A, with product MAKHHPDLIMCRKQPGIAIGRLCEKDDGKCVVCDSYVRPCTLVRICDECNYGSFQGRCVICGGVGISDAYYCKECTQLEKDRDGCPKIVNLGSAKTDLFYERKKYGFKKR